In Synechocystis sp. PCC 6714, the following are encoded in one genomic region:
- a CDS encoding glycosyltransferase, whose protein sequence is MKVLITDFDLFAKVGGGQTFYRSLIRKNPNIDFYYLIEKESSGTKRPDNAYGVPFQEKYFLADLNNFFDVNPPKWVYRSFVRASNIAASLSGREFDLIDSPDYEQWAIFLRPALDYHRVKFDKIALSLHGKISTTLKLDWFNQGKENIPLDLEELKQYATVDLRYGISKSYIDEWQALSPFSAHYYHPLHFFELPQPLEEIASGDRPNLNFIGRTERRKGPDIFIDLAWWLNKDLYNEANIIGPHSFNDTSTISSESYLRSMLGDRQSPVKFLPPKPPQELMGLFARKTVTFVPSRYDTLNLVALESLFSGCPTIIGSGAGVCRLLKEDFPSIPFVEIDLDNIYSCLPAIEHILRDYSGYRSQLVDKVKSSEAVANGPALEEIYHQPSQYEQEIRNELQSWYNQLMGYWVSTQENVSFLQPLKAQLKPTLKQIKNNLKGTAGQLKGRILQPLGDDRNAQLVKAPNLLKKYKETFNATEQTAKDLAEKIQMGWRLGSGYESEFQGVRGKLATNYRIDRVRLWRELARIEELRGNTLVSATYKLRAMRALGEDQFDDLPFVLRTLTEYGFPKEQEAVSALYGQPSEREERCYSLIEQARSDNLINPAGDEYEIWDDRRGEEPRRATIIVSLYNAAAKLPLFLRTLQHQTLIKRGEAEVVLVDSGSPGNEYEVFKALAPELAYPILYVRSPQRETIQSAWNRGIKLAKSPYLAFLGVDETILPDCLEILAGELDQDPELDWAIGHSLVTNVDMQGGWVSDIMPYDRTGYEQDLVYLETCYLSWVGALYRRSIHERFGYYDQSFRGAGDTEFKNRVMPFIKSKVVDKMLGLFWNYPDERTTQSPATEIEDMRAWYLHRTLAGVKYAFQRRSPGEVENLLYHCLGYRKSYCKHVSTDFDHAYNLGLYLEKVQPDAEALKYFAGIKSLLTAYRSLDWFPKLSKFSPLNSMLAARKLTQQWEQEHQQSWPKERIFAPRYSIFNDNRHEQHSFLWFTDITTSKK, encoded by the coding sequence ATGAAGGTATTAATCACAGATTTTGACCTATTTGCCAAAGTAGGTGGTGGGCAAACTTTTTACCGTAGTTTAATTCGTAAAAATCCCAACATTGATTTCTATTACCTGATTGAAAAGGAAAGCAGTGGGACGAAGCGTCCTGATAATGCCTACGGAGTCCCTTTTCAGGAAAAATATTTCCTCGCAGATCTAAATAACTTTTTTGATGTCAATCCCCCCAAATGGGTTTACCGTTCCTTTGTTAGGGCAAGCAACATTGCAGCTTCTCTCAGTGGTAGGGAATTCGATTTAATTGATTCCCCAGATTATGAACAATGGGCTATCTTTCTTCGTCCTGCCCTTGATTATCACCGGGTTAAGTTCGATAAAATTGCCCTTTCCCTCCACGGCAAAATTTCCACAACTTTAAAGTTAGATTGGTTCAACCAAGGCAAAGAAAATATCCCCCTGGATCTAGAAGAATTAAAGCAATATGCCACCGTCGATCTGCGCTACGGCATCAGCAAGAGTTATATCGATGAATGGCAAGCTCTCAGTCCATTTTCTGCCCATTATTACCATCCTCTCCACTTTTTTGAATTACCCCAACCCCTAGAAGAAATTGCCAGTGGCGATCGCCCTAATTTAAATTTTATTGGTCGTACAGAGAGACGTAAAGGTCCCGATATTTTCATTGACTTAGCCTGGTGGCTGAATAAGGATTTGTATAACGAAGCCAATATCATTGGTCCCCATAGTTTTAACGATACCAGCACCATTTCTTCCGAAAGTTATCTGCGGAGTATGCTTGGCGATCGCCAAAGTCCAGTTAAATTTTTACCTCCCAAGCCTCCACAGGAATTGATGGGTCTATTTGCTCGCAAAACGGTTACCTTTGTGCCTTCCCGTTACGATACGCTCAACTTAGTTGCTCTAGAATCTCTATTTTCTGGTTGCCCCACTATTATTGGCAGTGGTGCGGGGGTTTGTCGCCTCCTGAAAGAGGATTTTCCCAGCATTCCTTTTGTGGAAATTGATCTGGATAATATTTACAGTTGTCTACCAGCCATTGAACATATTTTAAGGGACTACTCTGGGTATCGTAGTCAACTAGTAGATAAGGTAAAAAGTTCAGAAGCCGTCGCCAATGGCCCTGCCTTAGAAGAGATTTACCATCAACCTAGTCAGTATGAGCAAGAAATTAGAAACGAGTTACAAAGTTGGTACAACCAGCTAATGGGCTACTGGGTCAGCACCCAAGAAAACGTCTCTTTCTTACAACCTCTGAAAGCCCAGCTAAAACCAACTCTTAAACAAATTAAAAATAACCTAAAGGGTACTGCTGGCCAGTTAAAGGGAAGGATTTTACAGCCCCTAGGGGATGACCGCAATGCCCAATTAGTTAAAGCTCCCAATTTGTTGAAAAAGTACAAAGAAACTTTCAATGCAACGGAACAGACCGCGAAAGATTTAGCTGAAAAAATCCAAATGGGATGGCGCTTAGGCTCCGGTTATGAATCGGAGTTCCAGGGGGTACGGGGTAAACTGGCCACTAATTACCGCATTGATCGGGTGCGACTCTGGCGGGAATTAGCTCGCATTGAAGAATTGCGGGGCAATACTTTGGTGTCAGCTACCTATAAACTTCGAGCCATGCGGGCACTGGGGGAAGACCAGTTTGATGATTTACCCTTTGTGTTGCGGACCCTAACAGAATACGGTTTCCCCAAGGAACAGGAAGCGGTATCGGCCCTTTATGGCCAACCATCGGAGCGGGAAGAGCGTTGCTATAGCTTAATTGAACAGGCTCGTTCGGATAATTTGATTAATCCTGCTGGGGATGAGTATGAGATTTGGGACGATCGCCGGGGGGAAGAACCGCGCCGGGCTACGATCATTGTTTCCCTTTACAATGCGGCGGCCAAATTGCCTCTATTTCTGCGGACACTACAACATCAAACCCTGATTAAGCGGGGAGAGGCGGAAGTGGTATTGGTGGATAGTGGGTCCCCAGGGAATGAGTATGAAGTTTTCAAAGCCCTCGCTCCGGAATTAGCCTATCCAATTTTGTATGTCCGATCGCCACAGCGGGAAACCATCCAAAGTGCCTGGAATCGGGGTATAAAGTTGGCGAAATCCCCATATTTAGCTTTCTTGGGGGTAGATGAAACCATTTTGCCCGACTGCTTAGAAATTTTAGCCGGGGAACTGGATCAAGACCCGGAGTTGGATTGGGCCATTGGCCATAGTTTGGTCACCAATGTAGACATGCAGGGGGGTTGGGTCAGTGACATTATGCCCTACGACCGCACCGGCTATGAACAGGATTTAGTTTACTTGGAAACCTGCTATTTATCATGGGTGGGGGCATTGTACCGTAGGTCAATCCACGAACGTTTTGGTTACTACGACCAAAGTTTTCGGGGGGCAGGGGATACGGAATTTAAAAACCGAGTGATGCCCTTCATTAAAAGTAAGGTAGTCGATAAGATGTTGGGATTATTTTGGAATTATCCTGATGAACGTACTACCCAAAGTCCCGCCACGGAAATTGAGGATATGCGGGCTTGGTATTTACATCGTACGTTGGCCGGTGTTAAATATGCTTTCCAACGGCGATCGCCAGGGGAAGTGGAGAATTTGCTTTACCATTGTTTAGGCTATCGTAAGTCCTACTGCAAACATGTTAGCACCGACTTTGATCACGCCTATAATCTGGGACTTTACCTAGAAAAAGTTCAACCCGATGCTGAAGCTTTAAAATACTTTGCTGGCATCAAGTCTTTATTGACCGCCTACCGTTCCTTGGACTGGTTCCCTAAACTATCCAAATTTTCTCCCCTCAACTCGATGTTAGCGGCCCGTAAACTAACTCAGCAATGGGAGCAGGAACATCAACAGTCTTGGCCCAAGGAGAGAATTTTTGCTCCCCGTTATTCCATCTTCAACGACAATCGCCACGAACAACATTCCTTTCTCTGGTTTACAGATATTACCACCTCTAAAAAATAA
- a CDS encoding DUF760 domain-containing protein, translating to MEFNFDFHTSEQEEQQVNTLLQYLQKQHPETLAWIAQSASSEIKEIIHQNVQGLVGMLPMDDFDVQITTDREDFANLLASAMMTGYFLSRMEQRKNLESSFSNSDYL from the coding sequence ATGGAATTTAACTTTGACTTTCATACGTCAGAACAAGAAGAACAACAAGTTAATACTCTGCTCCAGTATCTGCAAAAACAGCATCCCGAAACTCTTGCCTGGATTGCCCAGTCCGCCAGTTCTGAAATTAAGGAAATCATCCACCAAAACGTGCAGGGCCTCGTGGGTATGCTTCCTATGGACGACTTCGATGTGCAAATCACCACTGACCGGGAAGATTTTGCCAATCTGCTAGCTTCGGCCATGATGACGGGCTACTTCCTTAGTCGTATGGAACAACGAAAGAATCTGGAGTCATCCTTTTCCAACTCAGATTATCTTTAG
- a CDS encoding DUF309 domain-containing protein, which produces MDENIGLDLGIEQFNRQDFYACHDTLEAVWLEANPMEKNFYQGILQIAVAHYHLSNHNWRGAVTLLGEGIRRLRNFRPHHRGVDIENLFQTSALLLQDLQAIAPEKLPQWLDQASKEQLAPQIKVESK; this is translated from the coding sequence ATGGACGAAAACATCGGCTTAGACCTTGGTATCGAACAATTCAACCGCCAAGACTTTTATGCTTGCCATGACACCCTCGAAGCTGTGTGGCTGGAGGCAAACCCGATGGAGAAAAACTTTTACCAAGGTATTCTGCAAATTGCGGTAGCCCACTACCATCTCTCCAATCACAATTGGCGGGGAGCCGTGACATTACTAGGGGAAGGCATCCGTCGATTGCGGAATTTTCGTCCCCACCATCGAGGAGTAGACATAGAAAACCTTTTCCAAACTAGCGCTCTGCTGTTACAGGATTTGCAAGCCATTGCCCCCGAAAAATTGCCCCAATGGCTAGACCAGGCATCAAAGGAGCAATTGGCACCCCAAATTAAAGTCGAGTCAAAATAG
- a CDS encoding FkbM family methyltransferase produces the protein MLNKIKDKLKYKLAKILAPEIDKKLAVEEKLASVQLFGIAPWYQENLWEPPVQIVLRDLCKPGDIVFDVGANFAGLTTVMSRMVGPKGIVCAFEASPRIIDKTQRNLVLSGCNNVQLFHHAVYSTSHETVKIYLGSHLNDSIYSENGEGSTYEVKTIALDDFIDHTKLVPNLLKMDIEGAEFDAIKGLEKTLIAAKPHLVLETQRNDTRCLDFLRNLGYVAIDVNTYREVKSAEDYPVGADIRNNLYIHGDRLGETPYQAPFQFVSQSILGPEDFKRTKDGSALLKNSLILPKGRYLIDWDFTAEGTDNDLMCGVKVNEKVIFRYHAFSQLLASSYRDWVINLPETSEIQLYFEFQHGTQDPTLTINSAKITKITNFDSLPSALYF, from the coding sequence ATGCTCAACAAAATCAAAGATAAGCTCAAGTATAAATTAGCCAAAATCCTTGCCCCAGAAATTGATAAAAAATTGGCTGTGGAAGAAAAATTAGCTTCCGTTCAACTGTTTGGCATTGCCCCCTGGTACCAGGAAAACCTCTGGGAACCACCGGTGCAGATAGTATTACGGGATCTTTGTAAACCTGGAGATATTGTTTTTGATGTGGGGGCAAATTTTGCTGGCTTGACCACTGTGATGTCCAGAATGGTAGGACCAAAGGGCATTGTTTGTGCTTTTGAAGCTAGTCCCCGTATTATTGACAAAACCCAACGTAATTTAGTTTTAAGCGGTTGCAATAACGTTCAACTTTTTCACCATGCAGTTTATTCCACTTCCCACGAAACGGTGAAAATTTATCTCGGAAGCCATCTCAATGACAGCATTTATAGTGAGAATGGGGAAGGTTCCACCTATGAAGTCAAAACCATTGCCCTAGATGACTTTATCGACCATACTAAGCTGGTGCCAAACCTACTAAAAATGGACATTGAAGGGGCAGAATTTGACGCTATTAAGGGGCTAGAAAAAACACTGATTGCCGCTAAACCTCATCTGGTTTTAGAAACCCAGCGAAATGACACCAGATGTTTAGATTTTCTGCGTAATTTAGGTTACGTTGCCATTGACGTTAATACCTACCGAGAAGTTAAATCTGCTGAGGATTATCCCGTGGGAGCGGACATTCGCAATAATCTCTATATCCATGGCGATCGCCTGGGGGAAACTCCCTACCAAGCACCATTCCAATTTGTAAGTCAGAGCATATTAGGACCAGAGGACTTTAAGCGAACTAAAGACGGCTCTGCCCTGTTGAAAAACAGTCTTATTTTGCCTAAAGGTCGGTATCTAATTGATTGGGATTTCACCGCCGAAGGCACCGACAATGATTTAATGTGTGGGGTTAAAGTTAATGAAAAAGTAATATTTCGTTACCATGCCTTTAGTCAATTGTTAGCCTCTAGCTACCGAGATTGGGTGATAAATTTACCTGAAACTAGTGAAATTCAACTGTATTTTGAATTCCAACATGGTACCCAAGATCCTACTTTGACCATTAATAGCGCCAAAATCACTAAAATCACCAACTTTGACTCTCTCCCCTCCGCCCTTTATTTCTAG
- a CDS encoding DNA-directed RNA polymerase subunit omega translates to MTKRSNLDSNHIIYRSEELLEAASNRYNITVRVAKRAKENRSEDFDSIDDPNMKPAIRAIIEMSDELTRPEIISDN, encoded by the coding sequence ATGACCAAGCGTAGCAATTTGGATTCCAATCACATTATTTATCGTTCCGAAGAACTGCTAGAGGCAGCCTCAAACCGCTACAACATTACGGTGAGGGTGGCTAAGCGGGCCAAGGAAAATCGCTCGGAAGATTTTGATAGCATTGACGACCCCAACATGAAGCCTGCCATCCGCGCCATTATTGAAATGTCCGACGAGTTAACTCGCCCCGAAATTATTAGCGACAATTAA
- the smpB gene encoding SsrA-binding protein SmpB, whose protein sequence is MAKEKERIKIVSDNRQARFLYEILETYEAGIELQGTEVKSIRAGKVNLRDGFALLRDGEVWLMNVHISPYDKSSQFFNHDPRRTRRLLMHNWEIRKLIGQVEQKGLTLVPLKMYFKGSWVKIALGLGKGKKLHDKRETLKRRQDDRDMARAMKR, encoded by the coding sequence ATGGCTAAGGAAAAAGAAAGGATAAAAATTGTCAGCGATAATCGCCAAGCTCGCTTTTTGTACGAAATTTTAGAAACCTATGAGGCCGGCATTGAATTGCAAGGCACTGAGGTTAAGTCCATTCGGGCCGGTAAAGTTAACTTGCGCGACGGCTTTGCCCTTTTGCGGGATGGAGAAGTCTGGCTGATGAATGTGCATATTTCCCCCTACGACAAAAGTAGTCAGTTCTTTAACCATGACCCCCGCCGTACCCGTCGTTTGTTAATGCATAACTGGGAAATTCGCAAACTGATTGGTCAGGTTGAGCAAAAAGGCCTGACTTTAGTGCCCCTAAAAATGTACTTCAAAGGCAGTTGGGTGAAAATTGCCCTGGGTTTGGGCAAAGGTAAAAAACTCCACGACAAGCGGGAAACCTTGAAGCGTCGTCAGGACGACCGGGATATGGCCCGGGCCATGAAGCGTTAA
- a CDS encoding NUDIX hydrolase, with the protein MWRYAQVLIRLLLRRPLSAVTVIPVLSDGSLVLVKRQDTGQWSLPGGLIDWGETIEITASRELQEETGLRLIKIDRLVGVYSSPDRDPRMHSITISLVVKAEGHLLVGDRQEISQVQAFLPEHLPLGKLSHDHDRQLQDFFRGETIIS; encoded by the coding sequence GTGTGGAGATACGCCCAGGTTTTAATTAGATTACTGCTCCGTCGTCCCCTGTCAGCGGTTACGGTAATCCCGGTTCTGTCAGATGGTTCCCTAGTCCTAGTCAAACGGCAGGATACGGGGCAATGGAGCTTACCCGGCGGCCTAATCGACTGGGGAGAAACCATAGAAATAACCGCTAGTCGAGAATTGCAAGAGGAAACGGGTTTGCGGTTAATTAAAATCGATCGCCTGGTGGGGGTTTATTCCAGTCCTGATCGGGATCCCCGTATGCACTCCATCACCATTTCCCTAGTAGTTAAAGCAGAAGGTCATTTACTCGTTGGCGATCGCCAGGAAATATCCCAGGTACAAGCCTTTTTGCCGGAACATTTACCCCTAGGGAAATTAAGCCATGACCATGACCGCCAGCTACAGGATTTCTTCCGAGGGGAAACGATTATTAGTTAA